The Lysobacter gummosus genome includes a region encoding these proteins:
- a CDS encoding FliM/FliN family flagellar motor C-terminal domain-containing protein, which yields MSANQSAAAAASAQRWRPLGEADRDWARAEAEAALQRWQDEWLDQRLLGVTAVETLAPGHALDDGAGARWQAGDRLAAQTDAGAWKRYALAAMALSAQADAQVPEALLAPFKHELMESLLARLGGDFLRGVDAPTLQRALPGSGFALPRGGLRLRIGSARDPHLLDLYCAAELAWARPMKGAPAVPRIDKPAPLSAALGDSELRLSAVIGSCELSALQLSELAVGDVLTTSQLLHEAIQVRLHADDAPPRTVALGRPGRSQQRLSIVLTSITQK from the coding sequence ATGAGCGCGAACCAGAGCGCGGCCGCGGCCGCATCCGCGCAACGCTGGCGCCCGCTGGGCGAGGCCGATCGCGATTGGGCCCGCGCCGAGGCCGAGGCGGCGCTGCAGCGTTGGCAGGACGAATGGCTGGATCAACGCCTGCTCGGCGTGACCGCGGTGGAGACGCTCGCGCCCGGGCACGCGCTCGACGACGGCGCCGGCGCGCGCTGGCAGGCCGGCGATCGACTCGCCGCGCAGACCGACGCCGGCGCGTGGAAGCGTTATGCGCTGGCGGCGATGGCCTTGTCGGCGCAGGCCGACGCGCAGGTGCCCGAGGCGCTGCTCGCGCCGTTCAAGCATGAGCTGATGGAAAGCCTGCTGGCGCGGCTGGGCGGCGATTTCCTGCGCGGCGTTGATGCGCCGACGCTGCAGCGCGCGCTGCCCGGCAGCGGCTTCGCCCTGCCGCGCGGCGGCCTGCGTCTGCGCATCGGCAGCGCGCGCGATCCGCACTTGCTGGACCTGTATTGCGCGGCCGAACTGGCCTGGGCGCGGCCGATGAAGGGCGCACCGGCAGTGCCGCGCATCGACAAGCCCGCCCCGCTCAGCGCCGCGCTCGGCGACAGCGAACTGCGGCTGTCGGCGGTGATCGGCAGTTGCGAGCTCAGCGCGCTGCAACTGAGCGAACTGGCCGTCGGCGACGTGCTCACCACCTCGCAATTGCTGCACGAGGCAATCCAGGTGCGCCTGCACGCCGACGACGCGCCGCCGCGCACCGTCGCCCTCGGTCGGCCGGGGCGCTCGCAGCAGCGCCTGTCGATCGTACTTACTTCCATTACCCAAAAGTGA
- a CDS encoding FliM/FliN family flagellar motor switch protein encodes MNPSLGVSKIDIMQIDLPEQAASAPEKNPQRIPMDMLSEIAVKVEIRLGTARITVKELMAMQAGSLLTLDQHLLQDVDVLLNDRIVARGEIVAVGDHFGVRVKELGAA; translated from the coding sequence ATGAACCCTTCGCTCGGCGTCAGCAAAATCGACATCATGCAAATCGATCTTCCGGAGCAGGCCGCCAGCGCGCCGGAAAAGAACCCGCAGCGCATTCCGATGGACATGCTTTCGGAAATCGCGGTCAAGGTCGAAATCCGCCTCGGCACGGCCAGGATCACGGTCAAGGAACTGATGGCGATGCAGGCCGGCTCGCTGCTGACCCTGGATCAGCACTTGCTGCAGGACGTGGACGTGCTGCTCAACGACCGCATCGTCGCGCGCGGCGAAATCGTCGCGGTCGGCGACCACTTCGGCGTGCGGGTCAAGGAACTGGGCGCCGCCTGA
- a CDS encoding flagellar biosynthetic protein FliO yields MHIDYFRVVLSLALCLGLGVGAIYLLRSRFRGLSSRVARDLSLLESLQIDPRTAVHVLGYKGERLLLTTRDNAIHVTALRSADADAASEPAPQDDAADTNTGTDATAANAAEPHAGARAS; encoded by the coding sequence ATGCATATCGATTATTTCCGCGTCGTCCTGTCGCTGGCCCTGTGCCTGGGACTGGGCGTGGGCGCCATCTACCTGCTGCGCTCGCGCTTTCGCGGCTTGAGCTCGCGCGTCGCCCGCGACCTGTCCTTGCTGGAAAGCCTGCAGATCGACCCGCGCACCGCCGTGCACGTGCTGGGCTACAAGGGCGAGCGTCTGCTGCTGACCACGCGCGACAACGCCATCCACGTTACCGCCCTGCGCAGCGCCGACGCCGACGCCGCGAGCGAGCCCGCGCCGCAGGACGATGCCGCCGACACCAATACCGGCACCGATGCCACGGCCGCGAACGCCGCCGAACCCCACGCTGGAGCCCGCGCGTCATGA
- the fliP gene encoding flagellar type III secretion system pore protein FliP (The bacterial flagellar biogenesis protein FliP forms a type III secretion system (T3SS)-type pore required for flagellar assembly.), translated as MKSFLLRHRRWLLLSLLLAVFAAASAMAATPPPDPFTQQGGVLTALKGGTSESVRIATVLTLLSIVPALVISMTAFIRIIIVLSMIRHAFGMPETPPTPVLISLGLLLTVFTMLPTLEKINTQAYQPFMSGQMSLDVALEKGAGPAKEFMLRQVREDELKVMYEISGKPLPDSPEQVSLLQLTSAFILNELRVAFQIGFVILLPFLLIDLVVSSVLLSLGMLMVPPATISLPLKVLMFVLVDGWSLILQGVILSFK; from the coding sequence ATGAAGTCCTTCCTGCTGCGCCATCGCCGATGGCTGCTGCTGTCGCTGCTGCTGGCGGTGTTCGCCGCGGCCTCGGCCATGGCCGCCACGCCGCCGCCAGACCCGTTCACCCAGCAAGGCGGCGTGCTCACCGCGCTCAAGGGCGGCACCAGCGAAAGCGTGCGCATCGCCACCGTGCTCACCTTGCTGAGCATCGTGCCGGCGCTGGTCATTTCGATGACCGCCTTCATCCGCATCATCATCGTGCTGTCGATGATCCGCCACGCCTTCGGCATGCCGGAGACGCCGCCGACACCGGTGCTGATCAGCCTGGGGCTGCTGCTGACCGTGTTCACGATGTTGCCGACCCTGGAGAAGATCAACACCCAGGCCTATCAACCGTTCATGAGCGGCCAGATGAGCCTGGACGTGGCGCTGGAGAAAGGCGCCGGCCCAGCCAAGGAGTTCATGCTGCGGCAGGTGCGCGAGGACGAGCTCAAGGTGATGTACGAAATCTCCGGCAAGCCGCTGCCCGATTCGCCCGAGCAGGTCAGCCTGCTGCAGCTGACCTCGGCCTTCATCCTCAACGAACTGCGCGTGGCCTTCCAGATCGGCTTCGTGATCCTGCTGCCGTTCCTGTTGATCGACCTGGTCGTGTCCAGCGTGTTGCTGTCGCTGGGCATGCTGATGGTTCCGCCGGCGACGATCTCCTTGCCGCTCAAGGTGCTGATGTTCGTGCTGGTGGACGGATGGAGCCTGATCCTGCAAGGCGTGATTCTCAGCTTCAAATGA
- a CDS encoding sigma-70 family RNA polymerase sigma factor, which yields MISSAAIAMDETQAAPAPDAALWAAMQQENSSQAREAIFLHYLPYAQAIAANIYGGRYSKDVEFRDFQQLAYIGLLDAMARFDHSLGNSFKTFCTARITGSVLDGIKQLSDTQEQISLKRRLQRDRLNSLKDNSSPRSRKLTQTLSELAVGLAIGHMLEGTGMFANGQEAIRHDGYEAVAWHQTCRSLRQAVGMLPTDMAKVISYHYFHSLPFEQIAGILGLSKGRISQIHRAGLGLLREKIQPHQPSRTKK from the coding sequence ATGATTTCTTCTGCCGCCATCGCCATGGACGAAACCCAGGCCGCGCCCGCTCCGGACGCGGCGCTGTGGGCGGCGATGCAGCAGGAAAACTCCAGCCAGGCGCGCGAAGCCATCTTCCTGCACTACCTGCCGTACGCGCAGGCGATCGCGGCCAACATCTACGGCGGGCGCTACAGCAAGGACGTGGAGTTCCGCGACTTCCAGCAATTGGCCTACATCGGCCTGCTCGATGCGATGGCGCGGTTCGATCACTCGCTGGGCAATTCGTTCAAGACCTTCTGCACCGCGCGCATCACCGGCAGCGTGCTCGACGGCATCAAGCAGCTCAGCGACACGCAGGAGCAGATCTCGCTCAAGCGCCGTCTGCAGCGCGACCGCCTGAATTCGCTCAAGGACAACAGCAGCCCGCGCAGCCGCAAGCTGACGCAGACATTGTCCGAACTCGCCGTCGGCCTGGCCATCGGCCACATGCTCGAAGGCACCGGCATGTTCGCCAACGGTCAGGAAGCCATTCGCCACGACGGCTACGAGGCGGTCGCCTGGCATCAGACCTGCCGCTCGCTGCGCCAGGCGGTGGGCATGCTGCCGACCGACATGGCCAAGGTCATCAGCTATCACTATTTCCATTCGCTGCCGTTCGAACAGATCGCCGGCATTCTGGGCCTGAGCAAGGGCCGCATCTCGCAGATCCATCGCGCCGGGCTGGGCCTGCTGCGCGAGAAGATCCAACCCCATCAACCTTCGCGGACCAAGAAATGA
- a CDS encoding tetratricopeptide repeat protein produces the protein MRDDSFPTACDDATIEAIKAAMHRSDDEALAMLDQAIARHPADARLALLRGSVYASLGQYPGAFADLSQAIVMAPDLHAARFMLGYLELCHKGAAQALAVWQPLTQLDESQPLGDFARGLTQLVTGQPEQARAYLQRGLDGNRDHPELSPFIATLIEKSHEIVADAADAQAGDSALAAGIAIAEANPADGDEPSPSSHLLLGDYLARRDH, from the coding sequence ATGAGAGACGACAGCTTCCCCACTGCCTGCGACGACGCCACCATCGAGGCGATCAAGGCGGCCATGCATCGTTCCGACGATGAAGCATTGGCGATGCTCGATCAGGCCATCGCCCGGCACCCGGCCGATGCGCGCCTGGCGCTGCTGCGCGGCTCGGTCTACGCCAGCCTGGGCCAATACCCCGGCGCGTTCGCCGATCTGAGCCAGGCCATCGTGATGGCGCCGGACTTGCACGCGGCGCGTTTCATGCTCGGCTATCTGGAGCTGTGCCACAAAGGCGCGGCGCAGGCGCTGGCGGTCTGGCAGCCGCTGACCCAGCTCGACGAGAGCCAGCCGCTGGGCGATTTCGCCCGTGGCCTCACTCAGCTGGTCACCGGTCAGCCCGAGCAGGCGCGCGCGTATCTGCAACGCGGGCTGGACGGCAATCGCGATCATCCCGAGCTGTCGCCGTTCATCGCCACGCTGATCGAGAAGTCGCACGAAATCGTCGCCGACGCGGCCGATGCGCAGGCCGGCGACTCCGCCCTCGCCGCCGGCATCGCGATCGCAGAAGCGAACCCGGCCGATGGCGACGAGCCCTCGCCGAGCAGTCATCTGCTGCTGGGCGATTACCTCGCCCGCCGCGATCACTGA
- a CDS encoding lytic transglycosylase domain-containing protein, with protein MRAVSLPIPSPSAPHTRRRAAPALIALAAALLGTQTIAPAAADCIDDAANYQRVHPQVLRAIAYHESRMRPQTVNYNKNRTTDIGLMGINTVHNNELSRHGIDQERLFDPCVNAYVGAWLLRRKVDRYGQTWKAVAAYHSETPEVGEAYMRRIQEVMRRWGLLPAMAAGNKPAAIAAPVSTPAAPVSVPSSAPATAAEATAASAASAALTMSAAKAASSSASAVSAAASEDPNAQAAALATIR; from the coding sequence ATGCGCGCGGTGTCGTTGCCGATCCCATCGCCGTCCGCGCCGCACACGCGGCGGCGAGCTGCGCCCGCGCTGATCGCGCTGGCGGCGGCGTTGCTGGGCACGCAGACGATCGCGCCGGCCGCGGCCGATTGCATCGACGATGCCGCCAACTACCAGCGCGTGCATCCGCAGGTGCTGCGCGCGATCGCCTATCACGAGTCGCGGATGCGGCCGCAGACCGTCAACTACAACAAGAACCGCACCACCGACATCGGCCTGATGGGCATCAACACGGTGCACAACAACGAACTGTCGCGGCATGGCATCGACCAGGAGCGCTTGTTCGATCCGTGCGTGAACGCCTACGTCGGCGCATGGCTGCTTCGGCGCAAAGTAGACCGTTACGGACAGACCTGGAAAGCCGTCGCCGCCTATCACTCCGAAACACCGGAAGTGGGCGAGGCGTACATGCGCCGGATTCAAGAGGTGATGCGGCGCTGGGGTCTGCTGCCGGCGATGGCGGCCGGCAATAAACCGGCGGCGATCGCCGCGCCGGTTTCGACACCGGCGGCGCCGGTGTCGGTGCCTTCGTCCGCACCGGCGACAGCAGCGGAAGCGACCGCTGCTTCGGCTGCATCTGCAGCTTTGACAATGTCGGCAGCAAAAGCCGCATCTTCATCAGCGAGCGCCGTCTCCGCGGCAGCCTCGGAGGACCCGAACGCTCAAGCCGCCGCTCTGGCGACGATTCGTTGA
- a CDS encoding PLP-dependent aminotransferase family protein has translation MAKHAGSVFSVDVTGLDAQAGQPAYARICERIRSAIVSGALAPNARLPSGRTLAKDLGVARNTVDWALDQLVADGYIVRRRGAGSFVAAQLPERDAPPLAPRRAAKPRVETAPRRLSQRADALRSYPGHYLAASAIPFTPSLPPIDLFPREVWNRLLQREASKAGSDYWEYGASNGLPALRGAIAAHASAMRAVRCSPGQVIVVTSTQQAVELAGKVLADPGAKAWCETPGYQPVQHCLRAAGLEVVAVPVDADGLDVDAALALAGDARVAYVTPAHQYPLGVEMSIQRRKSLLAWARQHDGYVLEDDYDGDYRYEGRPIASLQGMDDHGRVIYIGSFNKILFPGLRIAYAIVPEPLVAAFVDAKHAADGHTALLMQGALAAFIHEGHLGRHLRTTRAIYDERRLAFLHEAQTLADLLDFGPAIAGMHVAARFKPALAARVDDRAVAEACAREGIAVHPLSKYGAGERGLVFGFSGATRAQSHAGLTIVRGAILAALV, from the coding sequence ATGGCCAAACATGCCGGATCGGTGTTCTCCGTGGATGTGACCGGGCTGGACGCGCAGGCCGGTCAGCCCGCGTACGCGCGCATCTGCGAGCGCATCCGCAGCGCGATCGTCAGCGGCGCGCTGGCGCCGAACGCGCGCCTGCCGTCGGGCCGCACTTTGGCGAAAGACCTGGGCGTGGCGCGCAACACGGTGGATTGGGCGCTGGATCAACTGGTCGCCGACGGCTACATCGTGCGCCGGCGCGGCGCGGGCAGTTTCGTCGCCGCGCAGCTGCCCGAACGCGACGCACCGCCGCTGGCGCCCAGGCGCGCGGCCAAGCCGCGTGTGGAAACCGCGCCGCGGCGCCTGTCGCAACGCGCCGATGCGTTGCGCAGTTATCCGGGCCACTATCTCGCCGCCTCGGCGATCCCGTTCACGCCGTCGCTGCCGCCGATCGATCTGTTCCCACGCGAAGTCTGGAACCGCCTGCTGCAGCGCGAAGCCAGCAAGGCCGGCAGCGACTACTGGGAGTACGGCGCCAGCAACGGCCTGCCGGCGCTGCGCGGCGCGATCGCCGCGCACGCCTCGGCGATGCGCGCGGTGCGTTGCTCGCCCGGGCAGGTGATCGTGGTCACCAGCACCCAGCAGGCGGTGGAACTGGCCGGCAAGGTGCTGGCCGATCCCGGCGCCAAGGCCTGGTGCGAAACGCCCGGCTATCAACCGGTGCAGCACTGCCTGCGCGCGGCCGGCCTGGAAGTGGTCGCGGTACCGGTGGACGCCGACGGCCTCGACGTGGACGCCGCGCTCGCCCTCGCCGGCGATGCGCGCGTGGCCTATGTCACGCCCGCGCATCAGTATCCGCTGGGCGTGGAGATGTCGATCCAGCGCCGCAAGTCGCTGCTGGCCTGGGCGAGGCAACACGACGGCTATGTGCTGGAAGACGACTACGACGGCGACTACCGCTACGAGGGCCGGCCGATCGCGTCGCTGCAAGGCATGGACGATCACGGCCGGGTGATCTACATCGGCAGCTTCAACAAGATCCTGTTCCCGGGCCTTCGCATCGCCTACGCGATCGTGCCCGAGCCGCTGGTCGCCGCCTTCGTCGATGCCAAGCACGCCGCCGACGGCCATACCGCCTTGCTGATGCAGGGCGCGCTGGCGGCCTTCATCCACGAGGGCCACCTGGGCCGGCATCTGCGCACCACCCGCGCGATCTACGACGAACGTCGCCTCGCTTTCCTGCACGAGGCGCAAACCTTGGCCGATCTGCTGGATTTCGGCCCGGCCATCGCCGGCATGCACGTGGCCGCGCGGTTCAAGCCGGCACTGGCGGCGAGGGTGGACGATCGCGCGGTCGCCGAGGCTTGCGCGCGCGAAGGCATCGCCGTGCATCCGCTGTCCAAATACGGGGCCGGCGAGCGTGGACTGGTGTTCGGTTTCTCCGGCGCCACCCGCGCCCAGAGCCATGCGGGGCTGACGATCGTGCGCGGCGCGATTCTCGCTGCGCTTGTTTGA
- a CDS encoding sensor domain-containing diguanylate cyclase — protein MDRSWRLIWQTLLTLLGLTVTALACAQPFTLARLQPATDPAPARLLAGDYAQRFVPIRGDQIHVIDRQAHWWRLTANQDVAANNAPQLVMSQPYRKAVSVWRPGDAEPVRRSVHGKAASFQHSSRFLVFPLDGGMRKGEVLYLRVAGTGLTTSTLQIEPLDTVHRQDMSHVALRSVVLTALGVISVLAFAFWIGLRERGYAFLCLTLLMQTFNLAVEGGEVRMISWFSDLMPDRRTNVVLNTAAVLASVRFLMFFLDLGVTQPRIARVLNVCSWLLGILLAISIFRTWRISASFGNVVLLVVIGATVYASAVAISRRQREAYFLMLAWTPLMAVLIVLVGSYQRWWPIFAWLEYAYPIGLVLGGLGLLMGLAAKLQQLRRDHDNAKHRATYDRLTSVMNRAAIEEGLRQAISDAHLNKRPLTVVFFDIDHFKRINDEHGHSAGDEALRTVAERTRNRLRATDLCGRYGGDEILVGLPGARLEQGLVVAEHLRRTISSNPPTVHGRMLPLSLSVGVAELRPGESFDQLLERADAALYASKAGGRDRVTVQRAAVGDVVI, from the coding sequence ATGGATCGGTCCTGGCGTCTTATCTGGCAGACCCTGCTGACCCTGCTGGGTCTGACGGTGACGGCGCTCGCCTGCGCGCAGCCCTTTACCCTGGCGCGGCTGCAGCCGGCGACCGACCCGGCGCCCGCGCGCCTGCTCGCCGGCGACTACGCGCAGCGCTTCGTGCCGATACGCGGCGACCAGATTCACGTGATCGATCGACAGGCGCATTGGTGGCGGCTCACCGCCAATCAGGACGTCGCCGCCAACAACGCGCCGCAACTGGTGATGAGCCAGCCGTACCGCAAGGCGGTCAGTGTCTGGCGTCCGGGCGATGCCGAGCCGGTGCGCCGCTCGGTGCACGGCAAGGCCGCATCGTTCCAGCACTCCTCGCGCTTCCTGGTGTTTCCGCTCGACGGCGGCATGCGCAAGGGTGAAGTGCTGTACCTGCGCGTGGCAGGCACCGGGCTGACTACCTCGACGCTGCAGATCGAACCTCTGGACACCGTGCATCGCCAGGACATGAGCCACGTCGCCCTGCGCAGCGTGGTGCTGACGGCGCTGGGCGTGATCTCGGTGCTGGCGTTCGCGTTCTGGATCGGCCTGCGCGAACGCGGCTACGCCTTCTTGTGCCTGACCTTGCTGATGCAGACCTTCAATCTGGCGGTGGAGGGCGGCGAAGTGCGGATGATTTCCTGGTTCAGCGATCTGATGCCCGATCGCCGCACCAACGTCGTGCTCAACACCGCGGCGGTGTTGGCCAGCGTGCGCTTTTTGATGTTCTTCCTGGATCTCGGCGTAACCCAGCCGCGGATCGCGCGCGTGCTCAACGTATGCAGCTGGCTGCTGGGCATCCTGCTGGCGATCTCGATCTTCCGCACCTGGCGCATCAGCGCGAGCTTCGGCAACGTGGTGCTGCTGGTGGTGATCGGCGCGACCGTCTACGCCAGCGCGGTGGCGATCTCGCGGCGGCAGCGCGAAGCGTATTTCCTGATGCTGGCGTGGACGCCGCTGATGGCGGTGTTGATCGTGCTGGTCGGCAGTTATCAGCGCTGGTGGCCGATCTTTGCCTGGCTGGAATACGCCTATCCCATCGGCCTGGTGCTGGGCGGGCTGGGCCTGCTGATGGGATTGGCGGCGAAGCTGCAGCAACTGCGCCGCGATCACGACAACGCCAAGCACCGCGCCACCTACGACCGCCTGACCAGCGTGATGAACCGCGCCGCGATCGAGGAAGGCCTGCGCCAGGCGATCAGCGACGCGCATCTCAACAAGCGCCCGCTGACCGTGGTGTTTTTCGATATCGACCACTTCAAGCGCATCAACGACGAGCACGGCCACAGCGCCGGCGACGAAGCCTTGCGCACGGTCGCCGAGCGCACCCGCAACCGTCTGCGCGCGACCGATCTGTGCGGCCGCTACGGCGGCGACGAAATCCTGGTCGGCCTGCCCGGCGCGCGGCTGGAGCAAGGATTGGTGGTCGCCGAACATCTGCGCCGCACCATCAGCTCCAATCCGCCGACCGTGCACGGCCGCATGCTGCCCTTGAGCCTGAGCGTCGGCGTCGCCGAGCTGCGTCCGGGCGAGAGCTTCGACCAACTGCTCGAACGCGCCGACGCGGCGCTGTACGCGAGCAAGGCCGGTGGCCGCGATCGGGTGACGGTGCAGCGCGCGGCGGTGGGCGATGTGGTGATCTGA
- a CDS encoding D-amino acid dehydrogenase, with protein MKVLILGSGVIGTTAAYYLARAGFEVEVIDRQPAPAMETSYANAGEVSPGYSAPWAGPGVPLKAIKWLLMRHRPLVIRPALDPALLRWCAAMLRNCTHARYRINKARMVRLAEYSRDCLRELREDTGIAYDARQQGTLQLFRTQRQLDGTGKDIEILRESGVAFELLDRDGYLRYEPALELVKDKFVGALRLPGDETGDCFKFTQNLAAMAQSLGARFRFGVDIQRLESEGGELRGVHTDAGPCRADAYVLALGSYSPLLLAPVGIRIPVYPVKGYSLTLPISDERYAPQSTIMDETHKVAVTRLGDRIRVGGTAELAGYDRRLHQSRRRTLNHVVGDLFPRGGDAAQAEFWTGLRPMTPDGTPVIGATPLRRLFLATGHGTLGWTMAAGTGRVIADLIAGRPPDISLDGLGVERYRD; from the coding sequence ATCAAAGTTCTCATTCTCGGCAGCGGGGTCATCGGAACCACCGCCGCGTACTACCTCGCCCGGGCCGGCTTCGAGGTGGAAGTGATCGATCGCCAGCCCGCGCCGGCGATGGAGACCAGTTACGCCAACGCCGGCGAAGTTTCGCCGGGCTATTCCGCGCCGTGGGCGGGGCCGGGCGTGCCGTTGAAGGCGATCAAGTGGCTGTTGATGCGGCATCGGCCGCTGGTGATCCGGCCCGCGCTCGATCCGGCGCTGCTGCGCTGGTGCGCGGCGATGCTGCGCAACTGCACGCATGCGCGTTACCGCATCAACAAGGCGCGCATGGTGCGGCTGGCCGAATACAGCCGCGACTGCCTGCGCGAATTGCGCGAGGACACCGGCATCGCCTACGACGCGCGCCAGCAGGGCACCTTGCAGTTGTTCCGCACTCAGCGCCAACTCGACGGCACCGGCAAGGACATCGAGATCCTGCGCGAATCCGGCGTGGCCTTCGAGTTGCTCGATCGCGACGGCTATTTGCGCTACGAGCCGGCGCTGGAACTGGTCAAGGACAAATTCGTCGGCGCGTTGCGCCTGCCCGGGGACGAGACCGGCGATTGCTTCAAATTCACGCAGAATCTGGCCGCGATGGCGCAATCGCTCGGAGCGAGATTCCGTTTCGGCGTGGATATCCAGCGACTGGAAAGCGAAGGCGGCGAACTGCGCGGCGTGCACACCGATGCCGGCCCGTGCCGTGCCGATGCCTACGTGCTCGCGCTCGGCAGTTATTCGCCGCTGCTGCTGGCGCCGGTGGGCATCCGCATTCCGGTGTATCCGGTGAAAGGCTATTCGCTGACCTTGCCGATCAGTGACGAACGCTATGCGCCGCAGTCCACGATCATGGACGAGACCCACAAGGTCGCGGTCACCCGGCTGGGCGATCGCATCCGCGTCGGCGGCACCGCGGAGCTGGCCGGTTACGATCGGCGCCTGCATCAATCGCGCCGGCGCACCTTGAATCACGTGGTCGGCGATCTGTTTCCGCGCGGCGGCGATGCCGCGCAGGCCGAGTTCTGGACCGGGTTGCGGCCGATGACGCCCGACGGCACGCCGGTGATCGGCGCCACGCCGCTGCGCCGGCTGTTCCTCGCCACCGGTCACGGCACGCTGGGCTGGACCATGGCCGCCGGTACCGGCCGGGTGATCGCCGATCTGATCGCCGGCCGCCCCCCCGATATCAGTCTGGATGGCCTGGGCGTGGAGCGTTACCGCGACTGA
- the pcaD gene encoding 3-oxoadipate enol-lactonase encodes MNTLSYFHTGDGVRVAYRFDGDAGRPVLVLSNSIGTDLSMWDAQIPALTQHFRVLRYDTRGHGGSDVPAGAYSLDRLGRDVIEMLDALRIERAHFLGLSLGGMIGQWLGVHAPERIDRLILSNTSAYLGPAGQWSERIASVLQAPDMVDTAQMFLGNWFPAHMLEPEAPVVSAFRAMLLATQPQGLAGNYAAVRDMDMRRTNALIVAPTLVIAGEHDTVTAASHSEAIAATIAGAKLLTWPAVHLTNIEFGEAFDRAVVDFLLAR; translated from the coding sequence ATGAACACCTTGTCTTACTTCCACACCGGCGATGGCGTGCGCGTCGCTTACCGCTTCGATGGCGACGCGGGCCGGCCGGTGCTGGTGCTGTCGAATTCCATCGGCACCGACCTGAGCATGTGGGACGCGCAGATCCCGGCGCTGACGCAGCACTTTCGCGTATTGCGCTACGACACCCGCGGCCACGGCGGCAGCGACGTGCCGGCGGGCGCGTACTCGCTCGATCGCCTGGGTCGCGACGTGATCGAGATGCTCGACGCCCTGCGGATCGAACGCGCGCATTTTCTCGGCCTGTCGCTCGGCGGCATGATCGGCCAATGGCTGGGCGTGCATGCGCCCGAGCGCATCGACCGGTTGATCCTGAGCAACACCTCGGCCTATCTCGGTCCGGCCGGGCAGTGGAGCGAGCGCATCGCTTCGGTATTGCAAGCGCCGGACATGGTCGATACCGCGCAGATGTTCCTCGGCAACTGGTTTCCCGCGCACATGCTTGAGCCCGAGGCCCCGGTGGTGAGCGCCTTTCGCGCGATGCTGCTGGCGACGCAGCCGCAAGGCCTGGCCGGCAACTACGCCGCGGTGCGCGACATGGACATGCGCCGCACCAATGCGCTGATTGTCGCGCCGACCCTGGTGATCGCCGGCGAGCACGACACGGTGACCGCCGCCAGCCACAGCGAAGCCATCGCCGCGACCATCGCCGGCGCGAAGCTGCTGACATGGCCGGCGGTGCATCTGACCAATATCGAATTCGGCGAGGCCTTCGACCGCGCCGTGGTCGATTTCCTGCTGGCGCGATAA